The following is a genomic window from Candidatus Kapaibacterium sp..
GCTCAAACAATCAGCAGTTCTCAATCGTTTTGAGCAGGGTTCCCAGGAAAGAAAAAGATTAGAAGATAGCTTTAAAAGCCCAACCCTTTGGGATTTTTTTCTAAGATATTTACAAACGAATTCTTACGATATACCACAAAACATACTCAACCGAGATTTCACCGCAAAAGTAGAAACATCTCCGGAAGTTCAACTAATACTTATAGACATTTATCGCAATTCGCCAATCATAGCACAGTTCTGCGAACTGATGTTAGACCTCGACGAGGGCTTGCAAGAATGGCGCTATCGTCACGTGAAAATGGTTGAACGTACAATCGGAGCAAAAATGGGTACAGGTGGAAGTCCGGGAGCTAAATATTTACAATCTACCCTATTCAACCCATGTTTCCCGGATTTATGGGCAATAAGATCGGAGTTCAATAATGATTGATGTTAATATTTTGACAAAAGATGTCAACCCTTTGAGTAGATTTTATAGTAATTTCAAAGTAACTGAAAGAATTTTGCTAACCGGACATTCCCACCAAGCATGGCCCGATGCTGCTTATGAGGGCATTCGCGAAGCATGGAAAGACGCGGCTCTTTTAGTTGATGATAAGTGGGAAAAGGCTTTTCACAAATCGGATAGAGTTCGTCAAGGATATGCGGAATTATTAGATGGCAAGGCGCACAATATCGCCCTTGCTACCAATACACATGAGCTTTTTATAAAATTTCTTTCGGCACTTGATTTGAAGAATCGTAGGAAGGTCATCACAAGCGACTCAGAATTTTATACTGTGCGACGCCAATTAGACCGTTTGGACAAAGAATTTCTCGAAGTGGTCAATGTTGCCTCCGAACCATACGATACCTTATCAGAACGCATGGCTCAATTGGTTGACGATAAAACTGCAGCCGTTGTAATATCAAAAGTATTCTATAATAATTCTAAAATTATCGAAAATTTGAGCCTTTTAGATAGCACCTGCGAAAAATTTGGCGCCAGATTGATGATAGACACTTACCACACTTTGAATGCTATTCCATTTTCAATTATAGAAGAAAATTTGCCAAATAGCTTCGTTTTGGGCGGTGGCTATAAATACTGCCAATTAGGCGAAGGCAATTGCTTCATGCTGATACCCGACGGTGTTGAATTCAGACCTGCATTGACCGGCTGGTTCAGCGAATTTGGGATGATTACAGCTCCTAAAGTTCAGGGGCAAGTTAATTACGGTCCAAGCCATTGGCAATTCGCAGGCTCAACTTATGACCCAATTAGTCACTATCGTGCATCGAGTGTCTTGGACTTTTTCCGCGATATGCAATATTCACCGGTAAAATTAAGAGAAATTTCATTGCATCAATTGAAGTACTTGGCTTCGGAATTTGATAAAGCCGGTATGCCGAGCGAGATAATAGACCGTAAACGAGACATTCCACTTGAAAAATTCGGCGGATTCATAGTCTTTTATACCAAAAGGGCGGCGCGAATAACAAATGAACTCAGACAAAGAAACATTTTTGTAGATTTTAGGGGTGAAAATTTGAGATTCGGACCTGCACCCTATTTGAGCAACCGTCAATTGGCTGATTCAATCGTCGCTTTGAAAGAAATAGTAAATAATATGGGCAAGAAATGAGTAATCTAATCTCAGAATATACTGTTAAATTAACATCGTTCAAATATCTATCTTGGGTGATGACAGGAATTTCAGTCATATACATACTAAGCGGTGTTACATCGGGAGACCAAGAGAAAATCACCGAAGCATTAACCGGTGGAATTATCGGCTTGTTGATTGCCTTGTTCTTTTACTATTTCGGCAAAAAATCACGCACAATCAGCATGTATGATGATAAATTGCAATACACTCAATCAAACAAAACATTCACTACTACTTGGGATAATTTAGCATTAGTAAAGAGTTACCAAGAAGATGGCAAACAAAGCGAAAACTTAATCATAATGACTGAGGATGAGCGATTAATAAATATCTCAAGTGCTTACTTTGAAAAATCAAAACTAATCTCGGCTTATAAAGATATTTACAATTTTGTAAACGAGAATTTTGAAGACAACTCAGTCACATTCGAAGACGATAGGGATTGGCTGAAAAGCGAGTAATCACGTTTTTTCGGGATAGCCCATAATTCTGCCAATAAAACTAAATGCCGGAAATCGTTCAAGTATGATTTTCAGTATTACCATCAAGGGCACAGATAGCAACATCCCGGGAATACCCCAAATATAACCCCAGAAAACTAAGCCAAATAGTACGGTAAGTGTATTGAGACGCATACGATTACCCATTACTATCGGTTCAATCACATTACCCATCATAAACTGTACGGTTACTAACAAAATTGATAGCAATAATATTGTTTGCAAGGAATCAATTTGAATAATAGACATTAAAATTGGGAAAACAGTACCTAAAATTGAACCAATATTCGGAATGAAATTCAATATAAATGCTGAAAATCCCCAAAAAAATGCAAATTTTATTCCGAATGAAACGCATATACCATAAACTAACAAACCGGTTATAATGCTTATTAAAGTTTTAATCGCTACATAAGAAAATATCGAGTGTTGAATTTTGGCGTATTCCGCTAAAAATTGCTCAGATTTATCTGCCCCAACATAGCTCATATAATCTTTATAACCTGACATTCCCGCTAATAGCATAATATAGTACAAAGCAAAAAACATAAATGAACCTAAAAATGAACCTAAACCCGATGCCAAATCACCCATAAACCCTGAAAGCCAACCATCACCAGCTCGTTTGTAAATCTCTGAAACAAGTAGAGTGGTATCGAGGTCCAATTTAAAAACGGCATTAATCCATGTCAATAATCCATCAAGTTTACTCAATAGACGGCTCAAAAGATAGTCTTGTTGCTCTACGATACTTGTTACAGTATCGGAAACTATTAAAAAAATACCGAACAGCACAGCTAATGATATAATCGAAACAGTAGGCAAAATAAAAAGTTTAGGGATTTTTTTTCTGAGTAAAAAATCAATAAAGGGCTGCATCACGATAGCGCCCAACAAAGCCAATACAAGTGGTAATATAATAGATGCTAATTCATTTAGTATATAGAAAATTACTATAGCTAAGAATAAAATCAGAATATTTTTAATTGTATTGTCTTGCATTTTGTTAATTACTTCCTTCAACTATTTTGGGAAATGATTGCAATAGTTCGTCTAATTTGCTGATGTCTTTTCCGCCTGCAGTTGCTAAATGAGGCTTTCCACCGCCGCCACCATCAACGATTTTGGCTGCTTGCCCGATGAGTTTTCCTGCATTATATTTAGATACTAAATCATCGCTCACTATACACGCAAGTTGAACTTTGCCGTCATTAATTGATGAAATAAATGCAATTGAATTTTTATTATAAGTTTCTCTAAGTTTTTCGGCAATGGTTCTCAAATCATTATTATAATCATTATTTAAATTATAAATAAATAATTTTATTTCATTAATTTCAATTGGTTTACAATCATTGATAATCATGTTTACAGTATCATTTAACTTGATTATATTAATTTCTTTATTTAATTCCTTAATTTTGTCGAGTAATTCATCTTGCTTTTTCTTGCTCTCTTCCAATTTATTATTGAGTGAACTGATATAATTCTCAACTTCGCGTCCGGTAATAGCTTCGATACGGCGAACACCAGCTGCAATTGAGGATTCGGATATAATCTTGAAAAGTCCGATTTCCGATGTATTTCGGACATGAGTCCCACCACACAGTTCCATAGAATATTTGCTATCCATAGTAACAACACGGACTCTATCTCCGTATTTGTCACCGAAGAACATTTTTATCTTACTATTTTGAGAAGCAACTTCCATATCAAGTTCTTCAATATTTATATCTATGATTTCCAAAATTTTCTCATTTACTATACGTTCGATTTGATGAATTTGTTCCGCAGAAACTTTTTCAAAATGATTAAAGTCGAATCTTAAATACCCGGGTGCAACAAGCGAGCCTGCTTGCTGAACGTGTTCGCCCAGAATGACTCTAAGCGCTTCGTGCATTAAGTGAGTCGCAGAGTGGTTACGCATAATATCAATTCTTCGGCTCGAGTCAACACGTGCAAGAACTTTGTCGCCGACTTTAGCCTCAATATTTCTGTCGCAGATATGAAAAATTGCCGTACCGGATTTTTTCATATCATTGACTTGATATTCAGTCCCGCCTATCAACAAAACGCCTGTATCAGAAATTTGACCGCCACTTTCCGTATAAAAAGGAGTTTGGGCTAATACAATCAAATTTTCATTTACAAATTTCACTTCGGATTCACATTCCAACATTTCATAACCAACAAATTGCGATACAGCATCTGTCTGAGGCAATACAAGTTCATCCGAAAAGCTTTTACGAGCAGCACGTGAACGTTCCTTTTGCTGCTTCATAGATTCGTCGAATCCGGCATTATCTACGGAATAGCCGCGTTCTCTTGCAATGAGTTGAGTCAAATCTAAAGGGAAACCAAATGAATCGTAGAGCAAAAATGCTTCTTCGCCCGGAATGATTTTTCCGGATTCATCTAACTTTGAGAGAATTTCGTCAAATTTTTCGAGACCACGCTCAAGAGTTTGAAGAAAACTTTCCTCTTCAGCTTTGATGACTCGATGGATTGTACTTTCGTATTGCTTCAATTCGGGGAATTGTTCACCCATAATGTCAATCAAAACAGGTAATAATTTATAAATTATAGGTTCTTTGAAACCAAGATTGCGTGAAAATCGCGAACCGCGACGCAAAATTCGTCTCAAAACATATCCTCTGCCCTCATTACCGGGCAATGCACCATCGGCAATCGCAAACGATAAAGTACGCAAATGGTCGGCAATGACTCTCATCGCAATGCTATCGCTATCATCTAAATCCTGTTTATAAATCTTACCTGATAATTTTGCAATTTCGCTAATAATTGGGCTGAAAACATCTGTGTCATAATTGGATTCTTTTTGCTGGATAACCGAACATATTCTCTCGAAACCCATGCCTGTATCAACATGCTTTGCAGTTAAGGGTTCCAATTCACCGGTTGACTTCCTGTTGTATTGAATAAATACGAGATTCCAAATTTCAATTACCTCCGGAACTCCGGCGTTTACTAAATTGGCACCACTCAAGTCAGGAGTTCTGTCATAGTGGATTTCGCTACAAGGACCGCATGGACCGGTCTCCCCCATTTCCCAGAAATTATCTTTCTCGTCAAAACGATGAATTCGAGATTCGGGAAGATATTTTTTCCAAATTTCAAAAGCTTCATCATCAGTGCGGAAAACGGAAGCATGCAACCTTTCGATTGGTAATTTCCAAACATCGGTCAATAGTTCCCAAGCCCACTGAATCGCTTCATGCTTGTAGTAATCACCAAAGCTCCAGTTACCAAGCATCTCAAAAAATGTATGGTGATAGGTATCAACGCCAACTTCCTCCAAATCATTATGCTTGCCGCTTACCCGAATACATTTCTGTGTGTCGGCTGCACGAGTATATTCTCGGCTTCCGGTACCTAAGAAAACGTCTTTGAACTGGTTCATACCGGCATTTGTAAACAAAAGAGTAGGGTCGCCAAAGGGAATCACAGCCGAACCCTGTACGATACGATGTTCTTTATCTTTAAAAAAATCTAAAAAAGACTTTCTAATTTCTTGCGATGTCATAAAATTCCTTCAATTTCAATTTCAGTGTAAAATACAAAAGTACAAAAAATGCTTATTCCAATTAACATTAATGCTATGACGAACAACAGGAAATTTCTTTGCAGAAGCGGAAAAATTGCTTACTTTTGAACTCCGACGTTGCCCGGATGGCGGAATTGGCAGACGCGCTACATTCAGGGTGTAGTGAGAGAACTCTCGTGCAGGTTCGACTCCTGTTCCGGGTACAAAATCGCAAACGAATCGTCCAAAAATTTGGACGATTTTTTTTTTGGGGGGTTTGAACCTACTGTCGTTTAAACATTCATTTTAAATAAATATAAGTTTTTAATGTAAAATCACCATAATATGCGCTTTCAATCGCTTCCATACTACTTCTTCGATTAAATACTCAAAACCTGTGAATTATATACATTTTAGATTTTTGTATATAACTTTCACTTGCAGCTTTAGACTTATCTTATAATGTAAGTATTGTGCAAATTGAATATAGATTTTACTCATTAGCATATTACATGTGAATTATATACATTTTAGGTTTTTCTATGTAACTTTGTCTTGTATCTTTGGAGTTATCTTTGTATCGTAAATAAGTTTCATATAGAAATTAAAATATACCGAATATCATTATAAAAGGAAATGGTAGGGATTCAAAAAATTTTTCTTCAAACTGAAACTGTATGAGCGAACGACCTATAACACTTCCGACCAAACAAGATAGTACTTACAGACAGACAGACATACGAATAATGCATCATGGCACTATGAAGGATTGCATTACCGGATTCGGACAACACAAAGACGATTACTTACATAAAGTAGAGCTTTATGAATATTTTGTCTAAAGGAATTTGAATTGAAAATTTTTATACATTATTAAGGAATATCACAATGAATAGTTTTAAAATTATAGTGTTTGCAATGGCTTTGAGCTTCTACACATTTTTGATTGGCTGTCAGTCAGAAAGTGAAAAAGTTGATGATGCACGTATGGAACTTCAAACATCAAAATATGATGTAGTCGAAGCAAGAACAGAACTAACTCAGGCTATTAAGGATTCAATTGATGATTACAAGAGCTTTAAGCAGCAATCTGAATTGAGGATTCTCCAACATGAGAAAGATATCGCTGAACTAAAATTACAAATTGCAAAAACAAATAAGACTACTAGAAACAACTACGACAAAATGATTATTGATTTGGAACAAAAAAATTACTTGTTGAAGGAGAATTTGAAAACATATAATGAAAAAGGCAAAGAAAATTGGGAAAACTTCAAGACTAAATTCTCACGTAACATGGATGATCTTGGAAATTCAATATCTAATTTCTTTACAACTGAACAAAAGAAATAGCAATTGTAGTTGATTTCAGTATCAATTATTAACAATGTTACATGAAGGACAAGAAGTAAAATGAAAAACGCAGAAATCAATAAAGCAGAAGCTTTGATTTTGGTTGAAATAATTGAGTATGAATTGAATTCTGTTGTGATAAAGACAATCATAAAAAAAACGACAGGAAATGTAAGCGTATTGTCACTTGATGTAGGTGAAGGATTGGTCGAGAGAATATCTGCATTTGATTCATTTGCACATATTATTGATGGCAGGGCTGAAATCGTAATTAATGGTAAATCATCTTTTCTTGAAACAGGACAATCTATAATCATACCTGCTCATATTTCGAATAAAATTGTAGCTAATGAACGTTTCAAAATGATACTGACAGTTATAAAAAGCGGCTATGAATAAACCTTACTGTCACAGAAAAACATACCAAATTTAGTGTATGTAAGCATTTAGTTATTCAATATCATAATAGCGATATATTATTGCTGTTAAACAAAAAATTATTCTTATTATAAAATAAGAAAACATAATAAAGGATTTTACAATGAAAAGTTTTAAAAACAAAATCGTATTTAGTTTCATATTCACATTTGTCATCGCAATGATGTTTATATCAACGACAGATGCGCAAGAAATGAAATTTCGCCAACAAGCATGGCGATACGGATTGAACCTTGGTTACCAATTTAACTCAGCCGGGCTTGGATGGCAGTATCTTCACGGTCTTGACCCGAATTTCCAATCAGAAAGGGATGAAATTGACTATGTAGATGGTACAGGTAATGGTATTTACTTAGGCTTATTTGGGGAATATCTTTCCGAAAGCTGGTGGGGATTCCAATTCCGTGTCTCATATGATGTCAGAGATGCATTAGTAATTGATGACACGAGAACGCCAATTCCTTCATTTGACACTAAAATGAGCTACCTGACTTTTGAACCATTGTTCAGGGCTGACCAAAATCTTATTCCAAATTTGAACTTCTATATAGGTCCTTTCTTAGCATATAACTTAAGTAGTACTTACGTCTTTAAATTTGATAAGGATGCTGCTGCTGAAGAAGCGGAAAGAGATGTACCTGATGTTGTCAAGTTAACTTATGGACTCCAAGGTGGTGTGGCATATGATATTAGGATTTCAGATTTAGACCAAAATTCATCCTTGTATTTATCGCCATTCTTTGAAACATCATGGTTAGTAAATCAACGTGAAAGCATTGATGAACCGGACCAAAATTCGATAGCTGATGTATGGTCAACTGTGGCTTACAGGATTGGAGTTAGGTTTTCTATCGAACACAGAGACCCGATAGAAGGTATGACTCAAATTTCAAAATCACCAACTCCAACATTTACTAATAAAGTAGCAATTGCAATGCCTACTGATAATACTATAGTTACTAAGAATGTAAAAGGTTATTTCCCAATACATCCTTATGTGTTTTTTGACAAAGGTAGTTTAGATTTTCCAAGAAGGTATAAAACATTGACATTTTCTGAAGCTCAAAATTTCAACGAGTCAGACTTATCTAATTTTGAAAAAGGTGATTTGACTGTTAAAGAAACAAACGTGAACCAGTTGATGATAGCATACTACAATGTAATGAATGTATATGGTGACAGGATGAGAAAGAATCCAAGTGTTCAATTGACTTTACGTGGTTCGGACCCCGATGAAAAAAATGCTGAAGTACATGCTACCAAAGTCAAGAACTATTTGGTAACTAATTTCGGTATTAATGCAGATAGAATATCCGTAATTACAGACCCTCCGTATGCTCCATCGGGAAGTGATGAGACTGAAGTAAAATCAGCAGAATTGATTAATGACGAAAATAGAAGAGTCAAGTTTGTTTTCAGCAACTCGGACATGTACAAACCATTGGTTTATACTATTAGAGATGAAACTTCGATTGACAATGATATGCTATTTTCGATTGACAATTCAGTTCCATTCAGGAGCTGGGATATTACTATCACCGGCGAAGGCAGAACAATGTATTTCGGTCCATACTCATATAGCAGTGCCAGAATTAATCCGGCTGAACTTATGAGATTTCTTGAAAATGGAAAATATAATGCTAAAGTTTCCATTACCGATAGAACCGGAAAAATCACTACTGAAAATGTTAGCTTCAATCTAACTAAAGATACCGAATTGGAAAATGCTTCAAGATACCTGATGATATTTGACTATAACCAAGCAGATGCGGTTAGAACTTATGAGACCACCATCAGAAACGATATTGTCAAAGGTATTGGAAACACAGATAGGGTTATCGTACATGGTCATACTGATATTATTGGTACACCGGAAGGTAATATGAAGCTATCGAAAGAAAGAGCTGAGGAAACGAAATCAATTATTGATGACCAGCTCAGAAAAGACAATAAAACAACAAGAAATGTCACAAGTATGGGCATGGGTGAACGTAAAACACAATATTCATTCGATAACAAATACCCCGAAGGTAGAATGTATAACAGAAATGTATTTGTCGAAATCATCGAAGGCAGATGAGTTAGATAACAGAATTATAACAGTGTTATATGATAGTTTGACGCAGTCTTGATTTTAGTTTTGAAGGAAGTAAAGGACTCTTTTGATAGTGAAGAAAAATTATTTTTTGGGTTCTTTATAAACCTTCTCAACTATCGCTATTTGAATCTAAAAATAATATAATTGCATATTTAAAACAAAATTATAGGAGTATTTATGTTGTATATAATCGCAGTAGTGATGATAATCCTTTGGCTTCTCGGAATGTTAAGTTCATATACAATGAGCGGATTCATTCATGTACTTTTAGTGATAGCCGTAGTTATAATATTAGTAAGACTTATTCAAGGTCGCAGAGTTGTATAGAATATCTTACAAAATGAACGGTTTGATGTATTAAAAGTATTTATATGCTAAAGACAATCACGGTTCTCTTTAGTAAAATTAAAAAAAGTATTTAAAATTTTCGATAATGGTTTTAAGGAGGAAACATGAAAAAATTTATTATGATATTGATTATGGCAAGTTTTGCCACAACATTTATTAGTCTGGCTCAAAATGATACAGAAGGACATCGGGAAATTCTGCACGTTGGTTTGAAAATAGGGTTAAATTACTCGAATGTCTGGGATTCCGAAGGCGAGGATTTTGTAGCCAATTCAACATTTGGTTTGGTATTTGGCGGTTTCGTTTCGATTCCGATTTGGGAGTATGTAGGATTTCAACCCGGATTGCTCTTTTCTCAAAAAGGTTTCGAAGGTAGTGGTAAGATTCTCGGTGGCGATTATCGCCTCACCCGAACTACAAATCATATTGCCATACCATTGTTGGCAACTTTGAGACCGATTAAAGAAATTACAATTGTAGCCGGACCGCAGTATTCATATTTAGTCAAACAAACTGATGTGTTCGAGAATGCTTTGACTACAGTAGAACAGGAGCAGGAATTTGAAAATGACAATATCAGAAACAACACTCTATCATTCTTAATTGGATTAGATGTTAACTTGGACCAACTTGTTTTTGGAACAAGATTAGGTTGGGATTTACACCAAAATCATGGGGACGGCAATTCGCATACCCCACGATATAGAAATTCTTGGGTGCAATTTACTGTTGGTTACAGGTTTCAATAAGTGAAGCATTTGGAGTCGTCACTCTGTCTTATTTAAATGTGATTGGCGGCGTATTGATTAAATTTTACAACATATATTTGGGATTATTTTACATATCCCAAGGAGAATTAAGATGAAGATTTTTATTACAGGACTTTTGATTGCTCTTTTCCTTATAGTGTCAGTTCAGACATCCAAATCGTTCGCCCCTCAAGGCAGAGATTTCGGATTGGGATTGATGGCAGGCGAACCTTCCGGTTTGACAGCGAAAATTTGGTCATACAATGACAGAGCTTTTGCTTTGAGTCTTGGCAGTTCCTATTTAGGAAATATCAGAATTGGTGTTGATTATTTATGGCATTTCAATGCTTTTAATTCAAAAGTAGTCAATATGTATGCAGGTCCGGGTGTGGCTATTGGTATTGGCGAAAGTGGCGGCTGGTGGTACAGCAACAAAGGCAAAACTTGGTATAAAGAGAATGACGAATTAGGATTCGGTGTCCGTGGGCTTGTTGGTATCAATATTGTGCCAAGAACTGCTCCACTCGAATTCTTTGTGGAAGTCGGTCTAATGTTAGGTATTCCTTCGCCAATTCGAACTAATTTTGAGGGTGCCCTTGGATTTCGTTACTACTTTTAGTCTTGATACAAACAAAAATTAGGATACATTTAAATTGAATTCTAATCTATGTTTTGCGATTTTATTTAATTCCAGAGTTTGTTCTTTGTATGAATAAATTTGTAGCTAATTTAAATTCTAACTTTGACAAACTCTGGGCTTTTTTTAATAATGAATTGATTTAAAATAACTTAGAATAATAAACGACTGACTTTATAATCTCGATAAACAAGATATAGGGAGAAACACAATGACATTTTTTACGATTTTATTACGACAACACAAACTTTTGAATTAAAGAATTAGATTCTATATGAAATTATATATAAAATATATGGTGTGTATTAGATGTAAGATGGTAGTGGCATCCGAATTGGAAAATTTAGGCATTCAATATAAAAATCTCACAATTGGCGAAGTCGAGGTCAGTGAAGACGTGAGCGATGCGGATAAGGAAAAGCTCGACATTAACTTGAGACGTTCCGGACTGGAACTTATGAACAATAGGAAAAGTCAAATTATTGAAAAAATAAAAAATGTAATAATTGAGATGGTTCACTATACAGAAGATATGGAACCGGTACACTTCTCGGAAGTTTTGAGCGAGAAACTTCATTTGGATTACACTTATCTTTCAAATCTCTTTTCTGAAGTAACAGGAGTTACGATACAACAATTTGTAATCAAGCATAAGATTGAACGTGTTAAAGAACTGCTTGTTTACGATGAGCTAAATATAAGCGAAATCGCTTGGAAACTGAACTATAGCAGCGTTCAACATCTTTCGACTCAGTTCAAAAAAGTTACAGGCTTATCCCCTTCTCACTTTAAGAATCTACGTAAAAAACGCAGACAGTCTATAAACGAAATTGGTTGATACCTCATAAAGTATCAACCAATTTTTTTTAGAATTGTAAAGCAAATCCTACTTATCAGCTTCTCCCATAACCGGGTCAATCGAACCAATACAAGCAACCACATCCGACAGCATCGAGCCTTCGACAAAATGAGGCAAAGCTTGCAAATTGGATGCCGACGGCGAACGAATTTTCATCTTCCATGGGTGTCCGGTACCGTCAGAAACAATAAAGAAACCGAGCTCACCTTTCGGGGCTTCGATAGCAGTGTATGTCTCTCCCGGCTCAGGTGCAGCACCAAAATTAATCAACATAAAATCGTGAATAAGCTCTTCCATTTTGGTATAAATTTCATTTTTACGTGGTAATACCTTCTTAGGTTCATTAGCAAGAACCGGACCTTTGGGCATTTGGTCGAGCACTTGAGTAATAATCTTGATACTTTCCCTCATCTCATCAACTCTGACCATATATCGAGACCAGCAATCACCTTCGGGATAAGTTATGACGTCGAAATCGAGTTTGTCATAAACCAAATACGGCATATCACGACGAATGTCTCTTGGAATTCCGGAACCACGCAAACATGGTCCGGTCAGACCATATTGGACAGCTAATTCGGGACTTATTACACCAATACCTGCAACTCTGTTAATAAAAATCGAATTACGATGCACAAGTTTTTCCGATTTTTCTAATTGAGCGGGGAATTGTGCCACCCATTCACGAAGTTTTGCAATCGTAGCATCATCAATATCATTTGCGACGCCACCAATGCGAGTATAGCTTGTTGTAAATCTTGCTCCGCAAATTAACTCGAAAATATCGTACAATTTTTCGCGCTCAGTGAAAGTCCAAATCAGCACAGTCAAAGCTCCAACGTCCATA
Proteins encoded in this region:
- a CDS encoding outer membrane beta-barrel protein, giving the protein MKSFKNKIVFSFIFTFVIAMMFISTTDAQEMKFRQQAWRYGLNLGYQFNSAGLGWQYLHGLDPNFQSERDEIDYVDGTGNGIYLGLFGEYLSESWWGFQFRVSYDVRDALVIDDTRTPIPSFDTKMSYLTFEPLFRADQNLIPNLNFYIGPFLAYNLSSTYVFKFDKDAAAEEAERDVPDVVKLTYGLQGGVAYDIRISDLDQNSSLYLSPFFETSWLVNQRESIDEPDQNSIADVWSTVAYRIGVRFSIEHRDPIEGMTQISKSPTPTFTNKVAIAMPTDNTIVTKNVKGYFPIHPYVFFDKGSLDFPRRYKTLTFSEAQNFNESDLSNFEKGDLTVKETNVNQLMIAYYNVMNVYGDRMRKNPSVQLTLRGSDPDEKNAEVHATKVKNYLVTNFGINADRISVITDPPYAPSGSDETEVKSAELINDENRRVKFVFSNSDMYKPLVYTIRDETSIDNDMLFSIDNSVPFRSWDITITGEGRTMYFGPYSYSSARINPAELMRFLENGKYNAKVSITDRTGKITTENVSFNLTKDTELENASRYLMIFDYNQADAVRTYETTIRNDIVKGIGNTDRVIVHGHTDIIGTPEGNMKLSKERAEETKSIIDDQLRKDNKTTRNVTSMGMGERKTQYSFDNKYPEGRMYNRNVFVEIIEGR
- a CDS encoding AI-2E family transporter, producing the protein MQDNTIKNILILFLAIVIFYILNELASIILPLVLALLGAIVMQPFIDFLLRKKIPKLFILPTVSIISLAVLFGIFLIVSDTVTSIVEQQDYLLSRLLSKLDGLLTWINAVFKLDLDTTLLVSEIYKRAGDGWLSGFMGDLASGLGSFLGSFMFFALYYIMLLAGMSGYKDYMSYVGADKSEQFLAEYAKIQHSIFSYVAIKTLISIITGLLVYGICVSFGIKFAFFWGFSAFILNFIPNIGSILGTVFPILMSIIQIDSLQTILLLSILLVTVQFMMGNVIEPIVMGNRMRLNTLTVLFGLVFWGYIWGIPGMLLSVPLMVILKIILERFPAFSFIGRIMGYPEKT
- a CDS encoding lmo0937 family membrane protein; translated protein: MLYIIAVVMIILWLLGMLSSYTMSGFIHVLLVIAVVIILVRLIQGRRVV
- a CDS encoding tryptophan 2,3-dioxygenase family protein produces the protein MELTYNKYLQITELTGLQNLKSDPNEHDEMLFIIIHQAYELWFKQILHEVAHLIVKLEQNQLIAAQKTLKRINTILKVLVHQIDILETMTPLEFLSFRNYLDSASGFQSSQFRELEFALGLKQSAVLNRFEQGSQERKRLEDSFKSPTLWDFFLRYLQTNSYDIPQNILNRDFTAKVETSPEVQLILIDIYRNSPIIAQFCELMLDLDEGLQEWRYRHVKMVERTIGAKMGTGGSPGAKYLQSTLFNPCFPDLWAIRSEFNND
- the alaS gene encoding alanine--tRNA ligase: MTSQEIRKSFLDFFKDKEHRIVQGSAVIPFGDPTLLFTNAGMNQFKDVFLGTGSREYTRAADTQKCIRVSGKHNDLEEVGVDTYHHTFFEMLGNWSFGDYYKHEAIQWAWELLTDVWKLPIERLHASVFRTDDEAFEIWKKYLPESRIHRFDEKDNFWEMGETGPCGPCSEIHYDRTPDLSGANLVNAGVPEVIEIWNLVFIQYNRKSTGELEPLTAKHVDTGMGFERICSVIQQKESNYDTDVFSPIISEIAKLSGKIYKQDLDDSDSIAMRVIADHLRTLSFAIADGALPGNEGRGYVLRRILRRGSRFSRNLGFKEPIIYKLLPVLIDIMGEQFPELKQYESTIHRVIKAEEESFLQTLERGLEKFDEILSKLDESGKIIPGEEAFLLYDSFGFPLDLTQLIARERGYSVDNAGFDESMKQQKERSRAARKSFSDELVLPQTDAVSQFVGYEMLECESEVKFVNENLIVLAQTPFYTESGGQISDTGVLLIGGTEYQVNDMKKSGTAIFHICDRNIEAKVGDKVLARVDSSRRIDIMRNHSATHLMHEALRVILGEHVQQAGSLVAPGYLRFDFNHFEKVSAEQIHQIERIVNEKILEIIDINIEELDMEVASQNSKIKMFFGDKYGDRVRVVTMDSKYSMELCGGTHVRNTSEIGLFKIISESSIAAGVRRIEAITGREVENYISSLNNKLEESKKKQDELLDKIKELNKEINIIKLNDTVNMIINDCKPIEINEIKLFIYNLNNDYNNDLRTIAEKLRETYNKNSIAFISSINDGKVQLACIVSDDLVSKYNAGKLIGQAAKIVDGGGGGKPHLATAGGKDISKLDELLQSFPKIVEGSN
- a CDS encoding cupin domain-containing protein, yielding MKNAEINKAEALILVEIIEYELNSVVIKTIIKKTTGNVSVLSLDVGEGLVERISAFDSFAHIIDGRAEIVINGKSSFLETGQSIIIPAHISNKIVANERFKMILTVIKSGYE
- a CDS encoding kynureninase yields the protein MIDVNILTKDVNPLSRFYSNFKVTERILLTGHSHQAWPDAAYEGIREAWKDAALLVDDKWEKAFHKSDRVRQGYAELLDGKAHNIALATNTHELFIKFLSALDLKNRRKVITSDSEFYTVRRQLDRLDKEFLEVVNVASEPYDTLSERMAQLVDDKTAAVVISKVFYNNSKIIENLSLLDSTCEKFGARLMIDTYHTLNAIPFSIIEENLPNSFVLGGGYKYCQLGEGNCFMLIPDGVEFRPALTGWFSEFGMITAPKVQGQVNYGPSHWQFAGSTYDPISHYRASSVLDFFRDMQYSPVKLREISLHQLKYLASEFDKAGMPSEIIDRKRDIPLEKFGGFIVFYTKRAARITNELRQRNIFVDFRGENLRFGPAPYLSNRQLADSIVALKEIVNNMGKK